The genomic interval GCAGCAGTTTGTGACATGAAATTTGTTCCAATGCTTTGCGGTTCAGCTTTTAAAAATAAAGGGGTACAAGCAGTATTGGATGCTGTTTGTGCATATTTACCTTCACCAATGGATGTGGAGGCTGTAAAAGGTACACATCCAAAAACGGATGAAGAATTATTTAGAAAACCTTCAGTTACTGAACCTTTTGCTGCATTAGCATTTAAGGTTGCAACAGATCCTTTTGTTGGGCGATTGGTTTTTATGAGAGTATATTCAGGTAGATTAGATGCAGGTTCTTATGTTATGAAAATCCGTTCTGAAAAAGACCGGATAAATATGGATAAAGAACGTATTTCCAGAATCTTCTTAATGCATGCCAACGATCGTAAATCGATAGATTATATTGAGGCTGGAGATATTGCTGCTGCAGTAGGATTTAAGGATATTAAAACAGGAGATACTTTGTGTGATGAAAATCACCCAATTATTCTGGAAGCAATGAATTTTCCCGAGCCTGTAATCTCGATAGCGATTGAGCCAAAAACTCAAAAAGATCAAGATAAATTAGGAATGTCATTAGCTAAATTGGCTGAAGAGGATCCTACGTTCCGTGTATTTACTGACGAAAATACAGGACAGACTATTATTAGTGGAATGGGCGAGTTGCATTTAGAGATTATTGTAGACCGTTTACGCAGAGAGTTTGGAGTAGAGTGTAATCAAGGTGCGCCACAAGTAAATTATAAAGAAACATTGACAAAGACAATTAAACACAGGGAGCGTTTGAAAAAACAAACCGGTGGTTCTGGTCTTTTTGCAGATATGGAATTTGAAATTGGCCCAGCTGATGAAGAATTTACAAATAGTGAAGAATTTAAATTAGGTAAATCGCGGATGCAATTTGTGTGGGATGTATTTGGAGGAGCGATTGATAAAGCCTATGTACAGCCTATTACAAAAGGTTTTGAATCCATGATGAATCAAGGAATTCTTGCCGGATATAATATTGAAAGCATGAAAATCCGTGTTTATGATGGATCTATGCATGCTGTTGACTCTAAGCCACAAGCATTTGAATTGTGTGCAAAGGATGGTTTCCGGGAGGCAGCTCCTAAAACAGGTCCGCAATTAATGGAACCGATTATGAAATTAGAGGTAATTACTCCTGAAGAATATGTTGGTCCGGTAATTGGAGACTTAAACCGGAGGAGAGGGATGCCAAAAGGACAAGAACAAAGGATGGGTGGAGCTGTAGCAATACAAGCAGATGTTCCACTTTCAGAAATGTTTGGGTATGTAACGCAATTAAGAACGATTACATCCGGTCGGGCAAGTTCGACCATGGAATTTTCACATTTTGCACCGGTTCCGAAGCAAATTGCCGAAGATGTTATTGCAAAAGCTAAAGGATCTGTAAAAGTGTAAAGAAATTTAATAAATAATTATAACAAATAAATAAAGGCATGAATCAAAAAATTCGGATAAAACTTCGTTCTTATGACCATAATTTGGTTGATAAGAGTACGGAGAAAATAGTCAAGACGGTGCGCAATAGTGGCGCAGTAGTCGCTGGTCCGATTCCGCTGCCAACTGAGAAAGAAATATTTACCGTTTTGCGTTCACCGCACGTAAATAAGAAAGCTCGTGAGCAGTTTCAACTTCGGACACATAAGCGTCTAATCGAGATTTACACACCCACTAATAAAACAGTGGATGCGTTGTCTAAACTCGAGCTGCCCAGTGGTGTAGATATACAAGTGAAGTTGTCCTAATCTTTTTTGATTCATATTTTTTATTAAACGCATCCATACATTGTATGGATGAAGATTTTGTAACTATATAAAATAAAATCACGTATCGTGAACGGAATAATTGGAACTAAAATCGGAATGACCAGCATCTATGGTGCTGATGGCAGGTTCATTGCCTGTACTGTCGTGGAGGTTTCGCCTAATGTGGTAACACAGGTTAAAACGGAAGACACAGACGGCTATTCAGCTTTGCAGTTTTCCTGCATAGAAGCAAAAGCAAAAAATGCCAATAAAGCGATTACGGGTCACTTTAACAATGCAAATACAACGCCTAAGAAAAATAGTGTTGAATTCAGAGATTGTACCTTAAATAAAAATTTGGGAGAAGTTGTTAATTTAACAGATGTATTTGCTGAAGGAGACACCGTGCATGCACGTGGAGTATCTAAAGGAAAAGGCTTTCAGGGAGTTGTTAAAAGACATGGATTTAGTGGGGTGCAAAATGCAACACATGGACAACATAACCGGCAACGAGCTCCAGGTTCGATTGGTGCATCTTCATATCCTTCCAAAGTTGTAAAAGGATTGAGAATGGCGGGTCAAACAGGTTCAGAAAATATTAAAATCCGAAATTTAAAAGTAGCTAAAATCCTTCCAGAGAAAAATTTATTACTTGTGAAAGGTGCTATTCCTGGACATAAAGGTTCTATTGTAATCATTGAGAAAAATTAAGAGTCATGATAGTTGATGTATTAAGTATTCAAGGATCCAGTACCGGAAGAACAATTGATCTTCCAGATCATATTTTTGGAATTACACCAAACGAACATGTACTTTATTTAGCCGTAAAAGAATATTTAGCTAATCAAAGACAGGGTACGGCAGATTCAAAAGAACGACATGCAGTAGCTCGTTCGACTAGAAAAATAAAGAAACAAAAAGGAACCGGTGGTGCCAGAGCAGGTTCTATGAAAAATATTATGTTTAAAGGTGGTGGACGTGCATTTGGACCGCATCCAAGAGATTACACCCAAAAACTAAATAAAAAAGTAAAAGAGTTGGCTCGTAAATCCGCACTTTCTCAAAAAGCTGCTGGTGATGGTATCGTCGTTATTGAAGATTTTAATATTAATACACCAAAAACGAAAGAGTTTGCAGGTATTTTGAAATCTTTAAAAATGCACCAAATGAAATCTCTGTTTGTTACACCTGAATATAATGAAACCGTTCATTTGTCAAGCAGAAACGTACCTCATGCTGCATTACAAATTGCGAAAGATTTAAATACCTACGATATTTTGAATTGTAAAAAATTGGTTTTAACAGAATCCAGCATTCAAAAAATTGCCGAAACACTTTCTTAAAGTAAAAGCTATGATTAAACAAATTATAATTCGACCTATGATAACAGAGAAAGCAGAAAAACTTTCTACTGCGAGAAATCAATACACATTTGTCGTTGCAAAGAACAGTAATAAAGTAGAAGTGGGGAAGGCTGTTGAAAAGACGTATAATGTTTCTGTTGAATCCGTTAATACATTGCGGATGCCGGGAAAAGCGAAATCAAGAAATACTCGGAGTGCTGTGATCAAAGGTCATAAATCATCTTATAAAAAAGCAGTGGTTACATTGAAAAAAGGAGATGAAATTAATATTTTTGGAGACGAGAAAAACTAAGCAATATGCCAGTTAAAAAATTAAATCCAATTACACCGAGTATGCGTTTTCGTGTGCAACTAACACACGAAGAACTTACGACCAACA from Saprospiraceae bacterium carries:
- the fusA gene encoding elongation factor G — translated: MAKDLNFLRNIGIAAHIDAGKTTTTERILYYTGLTHKIGEVHDGAATMDWMAQEQERGITITSAATQTNWSWKNSLYTVNIIDTPGHVDFTVEVNRSLRVLDGLVFLFSAVDGVEPQSETNWRLADNYKVPRLGFVNKMDRQGADFFNVVNQVKTMLGSKAVPLQVPIGAEEHFTGVVDLITNKAIVWDDDSKGMSYKEIPIPEDIAEQVHLSRQELIEAIAEYDDDLMVKFFDNPDTITEDEMIKAIRAAVCDMKFVPMLCGSAFKNKGVQAVLDAVCAYLPSPMDVEAVKGTHPKTDEELFRKPSVTEPFAALAFKVATDPFVGRLVFMRVYSGRLDAGSYVMKIRSEKDRINMDKERISRIFLMHANDRKSIDYIEAGDIAAAVGFKDIKTGDTLCDENHPIILEAMNFPEPVISIAIEPKTQKDQDKLGMSLAKLAEEDPTFRVFTDENTGQTIISGMGELHLEIIVDRLRREFGVECNQGAPQVNYKETLTKTIKHRERLKKQTGGSGLFADMEFEIGPADEEFTNSEEFKLGKSRMQFVWDVFGGAIDKAYVQPITKGFESMMNQGILAGYNIESMKIRVYDGSMHAVDSKPQAFELCAKDGFREAAPKTGPQLMEPIMKLEVITPEEYVGPVIGDLNRRRGMPKGQEQRMGGAVAIQADVPLSEMFGYVTQLRTITSGRASSTMEFSHFAPVPKQIAEDVIAKAKGSVKV
- the rpsJ gene encoding 30S ribosomal protein S10; the protein is MNQKIRIKLRSYDHNLVDKSTEKIVKTVRNSGAVVAGPIPLPTEKEIFTVLRSPHVNKKAREQFQLRTHKRLIEIYTPTNKTVDALSKLELPSGVDIQVKLS
- the rplD gene encoding 50S ribosomal protein L4, with protein sequence MIVDVLSIQGSSTGRTIDLPDHIFGITPNEHVLYLAVKEYLANQRQGTADSKERHAVARSTRKIKKQKGTGGARAGSMKNIMFKGGGRAFGPHPRDYTQKLNKKVKELARKSALSQKAAGDGIVVIEDFNINTPKTKEFAGILKSLKMHQMKSLFVTPEYNETVHLSSRNVPHAALQIAKDLNTYDILNCKKLVLTESSIQKIAETLS
- the rplW gene encoding 50S ribosomal protein L23 — protein: MIKQIIIRPMITEKAEKLSTARNQYTFVVAKNSNKVEVGKAVEKTYNVSVESVNTLRMPGKAKSRNTRSAVIKGHKSSYKKAVVTLKKGDEINIFGDEKN
- the rplC gene encoding 50S ribosomal protein L3, with amino-acid sequence MNGIIGTKIGMTSIYGADGRFIACTVVEVSPNVVTQVKTEDTDGYSALQFSCIEAKAKNANKAITGHFNNANTTPKKNSVEFRDCTLNKNLGEVVNLTDVFAEGDTVHARGVSKGKGFQGVVKRHGFSGVQNATHGQHNRQRAPGSIGASSYPSKVVKGLRMAGQTGSENIKIRNLKVAKILPEKNLLLVKGAIPGHKGSIVIIEKN